The genomic DNA AGATATCCGGCAGACGATCAATACCTCCGTCGCCTCCCATGACATACGGGATAAAGGCCTTTTCACCACGTGCATTAACTGTTAGAATCGCTTGTTCTAATCGCATCATGCTTCCCCCTTCAAGGCATTTCTGACGGTCATGACATCTTTATCGCCACGTCCTGAGAGACAGATGACGACGACTTCTTCCGGTTGCATCCCTTTTGCGAGTTCCGTCGCCTGCGCGACCGCATGGGCCGACTCCAGTGCCGGAATGATGCCTTCTTTTTGGCAGAGCAGTTGCAAGGCATCAAGTGCCTGTTGGTCCGTCACGGCCTCATACTGAACACGACCGATATCTTTTAGCAGACTGTGTTCCGGTCCTACCCCCGGGTAATCCAGACCGGCCGAAATCGAATGGGCTTCCGTGACTTGCCCATGCTCATCTTGTAAGAGATACATCATTGAGCCATGCAAGACACCGACCTCACCTTTAGACATCGTAGCCGCGTGTTTGTCCGTCTCGAGTCCGCTTCCGGCTGCTTCGATGCCGTACAATGCGACTTCTTCGTCGTCGATGAACGGGTGGAACATACCGATCGCATTACTTCCGCCCCCGACACAGGCAACGATGGCTTCCGGTAACTTACCTTCTTTTTCAAGAATCTGCGCCCGTGTTTCCTGACCGATGATGGCTTGGAAATCACGGACGATTTCCGGGAACGGGTGGGGTCCGAGGACCGATCCCATCAAGTAATGCGTATCGTCGACATGTTTGACCCAGTAACGCAACGCTTCGTTGACAGCGTCTTTTAACGTCCGGCTCCCTTGTGTTACCGAAATGACTTTGGCACCAAGTAACTCCATCCGGAAGACGTTGAGCTCTTGCCGGCGGATGTCTTCTTCACCCATGAAGATGACACATTCGAGATCAAGCAAGGCACAGACGGTCGCTGTCGCGACCCCGTGTTGACCGGCACCTGTCTCCGCAACGATTTTTCGCTTGCCCATCCGTTCGGCGAGTAGCGCTTGCCCAATCGTATTGTTGATTTTATGGGCTCCTGTATGATTCAAGTCTTCGCGTTTCAAGTAGATTTTGGCGCCGCCGATCGCCCGCGTCAAATGTTCCGCGTAATAGAGTGGCGTTTTTCGTCCGACATAATTTTCAAGTAAATCATTCATCCGTTCATGAAACGCCGGATCTTCCTTCACTTCGGCATACGCTTGTTCGAGCTCAAGAACGGCTTGCATCAACGTTTCCGGAATGTAACGTCCTCCGTAGATTCCGTATTGTCCCAGTGCATCAGGTTGTGAATAACGTGTCATTTAAAAGTCTCCTTTACGGCATCATGAAATGCCTGCATTTTTTTCGTATCTTTTTGATCATTCGTTTCAATACCACTTGAGACATCAACAACAAACGGTTGATAGCGTTCGATCACTTGTTTGACATTGTCCGGCTGCAGACCACCTGCGACGAACATCGGTTGATCGACCCGTAAATCGGTTGTCCAATCAAAGGTTTGGCCGCTTCCTGCTTCTGGTGCATCAAATAACACATAATCGGCGTCCGGATGAATCGTAGCCTGTGTTCCGGCCGCGAGTGCCTGAATGATCGGTACCCGTTTCTTCCGGTACAGCTCGTCCGCGACCTGTCCGTGGATTTGAATCAAATCCAGTCCGACCTGCTCAATCGCTTCTTCGACCTCTTGTTGCGTCGGTGAGACGAACACACCGACGACTTGGACCGTTTCCGGAATCTCTGACCGGAGCGTCGCTGCTTCCGTCAGTGTGACCTGCCGCTTACTCGGGGCAAAGACAAATCCGATATAGTCGGCCCGTTCGATGGCGAAACGGACGTCTTCTTGCCGTTTCAGCCCACAGAATTTAATGCGTGT from Exiguobacterium sibiricum 7-3 includes the following:
- the trpB gene encoding tryptophan synthase subunit beta — its product is MTRYSQPDALGQYGIYGGRYIPETLMQAVLELEQAYAEVKEDPAFHERMNDLLENYVGRKTPLYYAEHLTRAIGGAKIYLKREDLNHTGAHKINNTIGQALLAERMGKRKIVAETGAGQHGVATATVCALLDLECVIFMGEEDIRRQELNVFRMELLGAKVISVTQGSRTLKDAVNEALRYWVKHVDDTHYLMGSVLGPHPFPEIVRDFQAIIGQETRAQILEKEGKLPEAIVACVGGGSNAIGMFHPFIDDEEVALYGIEAAGSGLETDKHAATMSKGEVGVLHGSMMYLLQDEHGQVTEAHSISAGLDYPGVGPEHSLLKDIGRVQYEAVTDQQALDALQLLCQKEGIIPALESAHAVAQATELAKGMQPEEVVVICLSGRGDKDVMTVRNALKGEA
- a CDS encoding phosphoribosylanthranilate isomerase; its protein translation is MTRIKFCGLKRQEDVRFAIERADYIGFVFAPSKRQVTLTEAATLRSEIPETVQVVGVFVSPTQQEVEEAIEQVGLDLIQIHGQVADELYRKKRVPIIQALAAGTQATIHPDADYVLFDAPEAGSGQTFDWTTDLRVDQPMFVAGGLQPDNVKQVIERYQPFVVDVSSGIETNDQKDTKKMQAFHDAVKETFK